CTTGCTTCGCGCACCTGATCCAGCCGGTCATCCAGCATCACCGAGGCATCGGGGAGATAGTCGAAAACGCTGTCCAGACGCGCATGGAACCACGGCAACCAATGCTCGACACCCGCCAGTTTGCGACCAGCGCTGACGGCCTCATACAGCGGGTCATTCGCGCCGCCGCCATATTCGGCGCGATAGGTGGTGCGGAAACGGGTGATGGCGTCGTCGTCGAGGATGACCTCGGACATCGGGACCAGTTCCAGCCGGTCGAGCTTTCCCGCACTTCGCTGCGTCTCGGGATCGAAGCGCCGGGCGCTGTCCAGCACATCACCGAACAGGTCCAGACGGATCGGGCCGGAGGGTCCGGGCGGGTAGATGTCGATGATGCCGCCGCGAATGGCATAATCGCCCGGCTCGGTCACGGTCGGGGCCTGCGCGAAACCCATCCGCGCCAGCCAGCCGCGCAAGCCCGCCTCATCGATCCGGTCACCGACACGGGCGGTAAAGCTCGCCGTCCTCACGGTCTCGCGCGGGGGCACGCGTTGCAGCGCGGCGTTCAGCGTGGTCAGCACCACGAAGCGACCCGGCACCGCCTTATGCGCCAGCATGGCCAGCGTCGCCATCCGCGCGGCCATCACCTCCGACGCGGGCGAGACGCGGTCGTAAGGCGTCGTATCCCATGCGGGAAAGTCGAGCACGGTCAGATCGGGCGCGAAGAACCGCAGCCCCTCACGCATCGCCTCCGCCCGGCGGTCGTCGCGGGCGATATGGATGACGGGGCCACGCTCGGCCTCGCGCGCAAGAAGTGCGGCATCATAGCCCGAAGGCGCGCCGGAAAGGGTGATATTTTCAGCCATGCGGACCAGATAAACGGGTTTCAGCCGTGGTCAAGATCACAGCCCGTTGGGATGCAGCAACATCCAGAAAGATGCGTAGAGTGTGGTTACCATGACCGCCAGCACACTGATCAGCGTATGGAGGATGCGGTAAGTGTTGATCCGCTTTATCGCCGCCGCCGCCGCATCGCGCACGGGCGCACCCCGCTCTGCCGCAGTCAGCACCGGACGCAGCTTCTGCGCCAGACGGACACGAAGGACAAACAGCAATGCGACAGGCAGCGCCAGCAGGGTCAGTGCCTGCGCCATTTCCAGCCCGTAGCGAAACCCCAGCAGCAGCAGCGCGCTCAGCCCGAAACAGATCGCGGCGGTCAGAACTGCGCCGCCTGTCCGCCCGATCTGCCAGCGGGGCAATTGCAGCGATAGCCAGTTGAGCAGCAGAACAGCCTCTTCCGGCTCCGCCTCTGCAGGTTCGCGGCGGAGCGCACGTCCGGCATCGCCCAGCACATCATTCGGCACCCCCAGCACGCCGCGTCCGGACAGGGTCCAGACGGCGAACAGCACCAGCCAGAACCAGGGCGAGGAAAAGGATCTGGCGTCCAGGATTGAAAATAGCTGAGAGAGGAACACGATGCCCTGCCTGCTTGTCGTCGCGCGGCGCCGACCTTAGAACAGGGATGGAACAAGGAAAAGCCGAAAGCCCATGTCTGCAAACCCAATCCTCCCGCCCTTCCCGACCACGCGCCTGCGCCGCCTGCGCCGGACCAAGGCCCTGCGTGACATGGTGACGGAGAATCACGTCTCCGCCGCCAATCTGATCTGGCCGGTTTTCGTGACCGAGGTTGCGGGGGCCGATGTCGAAATCCCCTCCCTGCCCGGCGTGCAGCGCTACACGGTCGACGGCGTAAAGGCAGCGGCCGAGCGCGCGGCGAAGCTGGGCATTCCGGCGATCTGCGTCTTTCCGCATTCGGCGCAGGAATTGCGGACCGAGGGCTGTGAGAGGGCCTGGGACCCGGAAAATATCAGCAATCAGGCGATCCGCGCCATCAAGGCCACGGTGCCGGAATTGATGGTGATGACGGATATCGCGCTCGATCCCTATAACATCAACGGCCATGACGGGCTGGTCCGCAATGGCGAGATCCTCAATGACGAAACCGTCGATTGCCTCGTACGGATGGCGATAGCGCAGGCAGAGGCCGGTGCCGATATCCTCGGTCCCTCCGATATGATGGACGGCCGGATCGCGGCTTTCCGGGCCGCATTGGAGAAGCGCGGACACAAGCATGTAACGATCATGTCCTACGCGGCCAAATTCGCCAGCGGCTTTTACGGGCCGTTCCGCGACGCGGTCGGCGCCTCGGGCAGGCTGGTCGGCGACAAGAAAACCTATCAGGTCAACCCCGCCAACCGGGAAGAGGCGCTGCGCTGCGTCGCCCGCGATCTGGCGGAAGGGGCGGATATGGTCATGGTCAAACCCGGCATGCCCTATCTCGATATCTGCCGGGAGGTCCGCGACCGCTTCGGCGCCCCGACCTTCGCCTATCAGGTCAGCGGCGAATACGCGATGATCGAAGGGGCCATCCGCAATGGCTGGTTAAGCCGCGATGTCGTCATGGAAAGCCTGCTCGCCTTCCGCCGCGCCGGATGCGACGGCGTCCTGACTTATTTCGCGCCTGAGGTCGCCGAAGCTCTGGCCTGAGCCGGTTGATCTCGCTAGAATACCCCAAAATAAGGGGGTTTGAGCATGGTTAACCACAAAGTTTTGACTCGTCGCAGCTTTTTTGCTGCCGGTGCCGCCTTTGCAGTTGCAGCCTGCAATAACGGGCTGGCAACCAATGCGACGCAAACCCTTGAGAACCGTGTCAATGCGACCTTGCAGGAGCTGTACGGCAAATATCCGAACGCCCGCCCGATCGTTGAAAATTCGCGCGGCGTGCTGGTCATGCCGGTGCTGACCCAGGCTGCATTCGGTGTCGGCGGGGCTTACGGCGAGGGCGCACTGCAGGTAGGTGGCAAGACGGTCGATTATTACTCCGCCGCCAAGGCGTCCATCGGGCTTCAGGCCGGGGCGCGTCAATTCGCCCATGTTCTGGTATTCCAGACCGACAGGGCGCTCGAAGATTTCCGTGCGGCACCGGGCTGGGTCGCGGGCGCGGAGGCCTATTACGCCGTTCCGGCGGACGGGATGAGCTTCGGCACCGATACCGTCACCCGCAACCACCCGGTCGTCGCGATGATCTTCGGCGAGACCGGGGTCATGGCGGGTGCGGCCATTGAGGGCACGAAATACACAAGAATCATTCCTTCGGCACTGGCGACTCGCTGACACAGGTCACACGTCGACCACGGAAGATCGCAGCAAAAAGGGGCCACGCGGCCTCTTATTCGTTCAGCGAATGTAAACCAGCGAAACGGCGAACCGCTTAGCCGCCTGCGATGATCCGCACATAGTTGCGGGTTTCGCGGTAGGGCGGGATCCCGCCATATTTCTTCACCGCACCCGGCCCGGCATTGTATGCGGCGAGCGCAAGACGCCAGTCACCGAACTGGTTATACATCATCCGCAGATAACGCGCGCCGCCTTCGAGGTTCTGGATCGGATCACGCGGGTTCACACCCAGATTGGCCGCAGTGCCGGGCATAAGCTGCGCCAGACCCATTGCACCCTTATGCGAGCGGGCATTCGGGTTCCAGCGCGATTCCTGATTGACCAGCCGCAGGAACAGCGCCTCCGGGATACCATATTTGCGGGCCATCGCCTGAGCATGGGGGATATAGGCCGACTGCTTGCCGGTATACGCCTTGGTCGAAACCGTCGGGGACAGCTCGATCGTGGTGACGTTCACCACCTGACGCCCGGTCGGACGCAGCCGCTTGGATTGCTGGTACTGGCTGGCCAGGCGGCTGTCCATCAACTGCTTCTGGCGGTTGAACTGTGCCTGCCGGTTCTTTTCACTGACACGCTTGAGGTTCAGCCCATCGGCCGAAGCGGGCAGGGCCGTCACGCTGACGCAGGCTGCTATAACGCCGATCTTTGCAAACAAACCGATGCTTTTCAACGTTTTGACGATCATGTCCCATACCTGTGCGTTCTTATTATGCGTTGAATATACGCGAAACCGCCCGGATCGCCAGTAACGTCTCTGCGGGGGTCCCCCTGCCTTCGGGATCGGCGGCATTTCGCTCATGCCCAGTGGCGGGGAATTCCCTGTCCGTTCGGGGCCTGTTTCTCATCCCCCCTTGCCCGTAACGGGCCGCGCGCGCTAGACCAGCCTCATATCAGTTGAGAGGATGAAGATGGCAGGCAGCGTCAACAAGGTGATCCTGATCGGGAATCTGGGTCAGGACCCGGAGGTCCGCACGTTCCAGAACGGGGGCAAGGTGGTCAACCTGCGCATCGCTACGTCCGAGCAATGGAAGGACCGCAATAGCGGCGAGCGGCAGGAGCGTACCCAGTGGCATTCCGTCGCGATCTTCGCAGAACCGCTGGCCCGCGTGGCCGAGCAATATCTGCGCAAGGGCAGCAAGGTCTATATCGAGGGCCAGCTTGAGACCCGCAAATGGCAGGACCAGTCGGGTCAGGACCGCTACTCGACCGAGGTGGTGCTGCGCCCCTATCGCAGCGAACTGACCATGCTGGATGGGCGCGGCGAAGGTGGCGGCGGCGGACGTGGTGGCTCCGGCGGCGGATTCGGCGGCGGCAGCAGCTATGGCAATGATGGCGGCTACGGGGACGGCCCCTCCGGCGGCGGCAATCAGGGCGGCGGCGGCGGTCGTTCGGATTTCGACGACGAGATCCCGTTCTGAGGCGCGGTTTCTCTTTAGCCGTCATGGCTTAGACGAAAGAACGGGGCGGCTGACCGCCCCTTTTTCTTGCCGCAAAGCCTTCTGCGTCAGTTCCCGGCTGCGCGGCTTTCCGGCTGCGTTTCTGCGGCATCAATCGCCGCCAGCACCGCCTGCCAGGACAGCAGGATCGAGGCATGGCGGTTCGGATAGTCCCGCGCCGGGATCAACACTTCCAGCCCATCCCACGGCGCGTCCGGGACCGGCCCCGTCTCTTTCAGCATGGCGAGAAGTTGCGCTTCGCCCCTCGCGATCTCAGCCCGCGTCGCGCCCATCACATGCGTCCCGAGTACCGCCGCAGAGGCCTGCCCGAGCGCGCAGGCCCGTACCTCCTGCCCGAATGCGGCGACATGCCCGTCCTCGATCCGCACATGCGCCGTCACCGTCGAGCCGCAATGCGGCGAGCGTTTCTTGGCGCTGCCCTGCGGGTCGGCAATCCGGCCCAGATGCGGAATATCCGCCGCGAGCGCGAGGATCCGCTTAGAATAAAGCTGCATCATATCGGCGTCGGACATGGTTTTCCCCGCTTGGCTTCACGACTAGATAGGGATCGCAACCCGGAAAGGAAACCCGATGTTCGACCCTGAAACGCTCCGCTTCGACGCCAATGGGCTGATCCCCGCCATCGCGCAGGACGCCGAAGGCGGCGAGGTGCTGATGATGGCATGGATGAATGCGGAGGCCGTGGCGCGCACGCAAAAGACCGGGCGGGTGACCTACTGGTCCCGCTCCCGGCAGGCGTTCTGGGTGAAGGGCGAAAGTTCGGGTCATGTGCAGGAGTTGGTCGAGATGCGGGTCGATTGCGACCGCGACTGCCTGCTGGTGCTGGTCCGCCAGACCGGACCTGCCTGCCATACCAACCGGCGGAGTTGTTTTTATACGGCTGTGCGTGAGGGTAATGAGGTCGAGATCATGACACCGATGGCGGAGTGAGGCCGCGCAGGTAGCCAGCGCCGAAAGATGGCGGCTGGCCGGCTGCCCGCCAAATATTCGGTTGCCACCGGCCAGCACAGGGCCAGCGGCTGACCGCGGGCTGCCGCTGCCAGCGCTTGGTGTATCCGCTTTATCGTGCTACCCCGCTGAACAACCGTCCGGCGCGGACCGGCGCAGAAGTGGCCGTCCAGGGGGCGGTCAGCCGCTGGCCCGGCGGGCTTCGCCCTTGTTCCGGGCCGGGTTTTCATACCGAGCGGGGTGGAGTGGCAGAGCGGGTCCGTAAGTCTCCCGGCCTAGACTAAAGCTCGACCATCCGGCGAATATCCCCCGCACTCATCCCCTGCCCCCGCAGTTCCCGCAGGCTCCGCGCATCGTCGCGCTTGGCGAGGCGCTTGCCATCTTCGTCCCGGATCAGCCGGTGATGATGATAGTCCGGCGTCTCCAGATCCAGCAGCCGTTGCAACAGCACATGGATCCATGTCGACTCGAACAGATCCTGCCCCCGCGCCACCAGATCAATCCCTTGCGCCGCGTCGTCCAGCACCACGGAGAGATGATAGGACGTGCCCATCCCGCGCCGCGCGAGGATCACGTCGCCGATCCCGGTCAGAAAACCGTCACGGCCAAGCACATGCACCCGCCCGTCTCGAAAACTTAGCATATTGTCGCGCAAAAGATCGAAGGCACGGCCTGCATCCAGCCGGATCACATCGCCCTCACGCAGATCCC
The genomic region above belongs to Paracoccus sp. SCSIO 75233 and contains:
- the hemB gene encoding porphobilinogen synthase, yielding MSANPILPPFPTTRLRRLRRTKALRDMVTENHVSAANLIWPVFVTEVAGADVEIPSLPGVQRYTVDGVKAAAERAAKLGIPAICVFPHSAQELRTEGCERAWDPENISNQAIRAIKATVPELMVMTDIALDPYNINGHDGLVRNGEILNDETVDCLVRMAIAQAEAGADILGPSDMMDGRIAAFRAALEKRGHKHVTIMSYAAKFASGFYGPFRDAVGASGRLVGDKKTYQVNPANREEALRCVARDLAEGADMVMVKPGMPYLDICREVRDRFGAPTFAYQVSGEYAMIEGAIRNGWLSRDVVMESLLAFRRAGCDGVLTYFAPEVAEALA
- a CDS encoding YSC84-related protein — encoded protein: MVNHKVLTRRSFFAAGAAFAVAACNNGLATNATQTLENRVNATLQELYGKYPNARPIVENSRGVLVMPVLTQAAFGVGGAYGEGALQVGGKTVDYYSAAKASIGLQAGARQFAHVLVFQTDRALEDFRAAPGWVAGAEAYYAVPADGMSFGTDTVTRNHPVVAMIFGETGVMAGAAIEGTKYTRIIPSALATR
- a CDS encoding lytic transglycosylase domain-containing protein; amino-acid sequence: MIVKTLKSIGLFAKIGVIAACVSVTALPASADGLNLKRVSEKNRQAQFNRQKQLMDSRLASQYQQSKRLRPTGRQVVNVTTIELSPTVSTKAYTGKQSAYIPHAQAMARKYGIPEALFLRLVNQESRWNPNARSHKGAMGLAQLMPGTAANLGVNPRDPIQNLEGGARYLRMMYNQFGDWRLALAAYNAGPGAVKKYGGIPPYRETRNYVRIIAGG
- the ssb gene encoding single-stranded DNA-binding protein, whose protein sequence is MAGSVNKVILIGNLGQDPEVRTFQNGGKVVNLRIATSEQWKDRNSGERQERTQWHSVAIFAEPLARVAEQYLRKGSKVYIEGQLETRKWQDQSGQDRYSTEVVLRPYRSELTMLDGRGEGGGGGRGGSGGGFGGGSSYGNDGGYGDGPSGGGNQGGGGGRSDFDDEIPF
- a CDS encoding iron-sulfur cluster assembly scaffold protein, translating into MSDADMMQLYSKRILALAADIPHLGRIADPQGSAKKRSPHCGSTVTAHVRIEDGHVAAFGQEVRACALGQASAAVLGTHVMGATRAEIARGEAQLLAMLKETGPVPDAPWDGLEVLIPARDYPNRHASILLSWQAVLAAIDAAETQPESRAAGN
- the hisI gene encoding phosphoribosyl-AMP cyclohydrolase, whose translation is MFDPETLRFDANGLIPAIAQDAEGGEVLMMAWMNAEAVARTQKTGRVTYWSRSRQAFWVKGESSGHVQELVEMRVDCDRDCLLVLVRQTGPACHTNRRSCFYTAVREGNEVEIMTPMAE
- the gluQRS gene encoding tRNA glutamyl-Q(34) synthetase GluQRS → MAGGRVTRTRFAPSPTGLLHLGHAFSALVSAAEASPGQFLLRIEDIDRDRCKPEFEDAIFEDLAWLGLAWRQPVMRQSERMEIYQDALGYLGDLGVTYPCSCTRGDIKSALSAPQEGAPVHGPDGLIYPGTCRGRAMRDLREGDVIRLDAGRAFDLLRDNMLSFRDGRVHVLGRDGFLTGIGDVILARRGMGTSYHLSVVLDDAAQGIDLVARGQDLFESTWIHVLLQRLLDLETPDYHHHRLIRDEDGKRLAKRDDARSLRELRGQGMSAGDIRRMVEL